A region of Cucumis melo cultivar AY chromosome 2, USDA_Cmelo_AY_1.0, whole genome shotgun sequence DNA encodes the following proteins:
- the LOC103493977 gene encoding ABC transporter A family member 2: protein MELRSGFPLLLQQYQALLRKNFLLSWRNKRATVLHLFSSLFFIFLIFCIQKAIESRYSSSTALNDVPNPELQPNPSIPPCEDKYFIKLPCYDFVYSGGSSPKVRSIVSAIMAKNPGRSIPASKVLSFGTPAEVDKWLFNNPMTCPGALHFTERNGTVISYGIQTNSTGVARRGQYEDPTFKFQIPLQIAAEREIARSLIGDPNFSWVVNFMEFAHPPVNNFSAVNTVGPTFFLAIAMFGFVLQISSLITEKELKLRQAMTMMGLFDTAYWLSWLTWEGIITLIASIFTVLFGMMFQFDFFSKNNFAVVFLVFFLFQLNMVGFAFMLSAFISKSSSSTTVGFSIFIVGFLTQLVTQFGFPYSKTFSKSLQVIWSLFPPNLLAKALSFLSDATSTPGDPGISWSSRKECAPNDPDCVITINGIYLWLVGTFFLWFFLAIYFDNIIPNAAGVRKSAFYFLRPGYWTGKGGSKVEEGGICSCLGSLPVLEPITPDDEDVLEEENTVKQQLSDGIVDPNVAVQIRGLAKTYPGVWKFTLGCCCKCKKTSPYHAVRGLWVNFAKDQLFCLLGPNGAGKTTSISCLTGITPVTGGDALIYGNSVRDSVGMANIRKIIGVCPQFDILWEVLSGQEHLHLFATIKGLPPSSIQSLAEKSLEEVKLTQSAKTRAGSYSGGMKRRLSVAIALIGDPKLVILDEPTTGMDPITRRHVWDIIEGAKKGRAILLTTHSMEEADILSDRIGIMAKGRLRCIGTSIRLKSKFGAGFVANVSFADRKGRQTPSLNGVPNTSAGYEEIKQFFKSRLDILPKEEHKSFLTYIIPHDREKLLTKFFDELEERKGELGISDVQLSLTTLEEVFLNIAKQAELESAAADGTMVSLTLMASGETLEIPVGARFVGIPGTETAENPSGVMVEVYWEQDDSGTLCISGHSDEMPVPPNVHPLPSLRTLSLRSASQRSRLGQRGPVYGIVYEPGQVTAYN from the exons ATGGAATTAAGAAGCGGATTTCCGCTTCTTCTTCAACAATACCAAGCATTATTGAGGAAGAATTTCTTACTTTCATGGCGGAACAAGAGAGCTACCGTTCTTCATCtattttcctctctttttttcattttcctcaTTTTCTGCATTCAGAAAGCCATTGAATCTCGTTATAGCTCCTCCACTGCTTTGAATGATGTTCCTAATCCTGAACTTCAGCCTAACCCCTCCATTCCACCTTGTGAGGACAAGTATTTCATTAAGCTTCCTTGTTATGATTTTGTGTATAGTGGTGGTTCCAGCCCCAAGGTTCGCAGCATTGTCAGCGCTATTATGGCTAAAAATCCAGGCCGATCGATTCCGGCGAGTAAG GTTCTATCTTTTGGTACACCTGCTGAAGTTGATAAATGGCTTTTTAACAACCCTATGACTTGCCCTGGGGCCTTGCATTTCACTGAAAGAAATGGGACTGTGATTAGTTACGGTATACAAACTAATTCTACTGGTGTGGCAAGGAGAGGACAGTACGAAGACCCCacatttaaatttcaaattccaCTCCAGATAGCGGCAGAGCGCGAGATAGCTCGATCTTTGATTGGGG aTCCCAACTTTAGCTGGGTTGTCAACTTCATGGAATTTGCACACCCTCCAGTGAACAATTTCTCTGCAGTGAATACTGTTGGGCCAACATTCTTCCTAGCCATTGCTATGTTTGGCTTTGTGCTTCAAATTAGTTCCTTGATCACAGAAAAAGAGCTTAAACTTCGCCAG GCAATGACGATGATGGGTCTGTTTGATACTGCATATTGGCTATCATGGCTCACATGGGAAGGAATTATCACACTTATTGCATCAATTTTCACAGTTCTATTTGGAATGATGTTTCAGTTtgattttttctctaaaaacaATTTTGCGGTCGTGTTTCTTGTCTTCTTTCTCTTCCAACTCAATATG GTTGGATTTGCTTTTATGTTATCAGCCTTTATAAGCAAGTCGTCTTCATCTACTACTGTAGGCTTCTCCATATTTATTGTTGGATTCCTCACTCAG CTTGTTACTCAATTTGGATTTCCTTATTCAAAAACCTTCTCAAAATCTCTCCAAGTCATCTGGTCCTTGTTCCCGCCTAATCTTCTTGCAAAAGCTCTTTCTTTCCTCTCCGATGCCACTTCCACCCCAGGTGATCCCGGAATCAGCTGGAGTAGTCGCAAGGAGTGTGCCCCAAATGATCCTGATTGTGTCATAACTATA AATGGTATTTATTTATGGCTTGTGGGAACATTCTTCTTATGGTTTTTCTTGGCCATCTACTTCGACAACATCATTCCAAATGCCGCTGGTGTGAGAAAGTCAGCCTTTTACTTTTTGAGGCCAGGATATTGGACAGGGAAAGGAGGAAGTAAAGTTGAAG AGGGTGGAATCTGCAGTTGCTTGGGTTCACTTCCAGTATTGGAGCCTATTACTCCAGATGATGAAGATGTTCTTGAAGAGGAAAACACAGTAAAACAACAACTTTCAGATGGAATAGTGGATCCAAATGTTGCGGTTCAAATACGTGGCCTAGCAAAAACATATCCTGGAGTTTGGAAGTTCACATTAGGTTGCTGCTGTAAATGCAAGAAAACCTCTCCTTATCACGCTGTCAGG GGCTTGTGGGTGAACTTTGCGAAGGATCAACTATTTTGTCTTCTTGGACCAAATGGTGCTGGGAAAACCACATCAATCAGTTGTTTGACAGGGATTACACCAGTGACTGGTGGAGATG CATTAATATATGGAAATTCTGTTCGTGACTCTGTTGGCATGGCAAACATTCGGAAAATTATTGGTGTCTGTCCCCAG TTTGATATACTATGGGAAGTCTTGTCTGGGCAAGAACACCTCCATCTTTTTGCAACAATAAAAGGTCTACCACCATCTTCGATACAATCG CTTGCGGAGAAGTCACTGGAAGAAGTAAAACTCACTCAGTCTGCAAAGACAAGAGCAGGGAGTTACAGTGGGGGAATGAAACGTCGGTTAAGTGTTGCCATAGCTCTTATTGGTGATCCAAAGTTGGTTATCTTAGATGAACCG ACAACTGGAATGGATCCAATAACAAGGAGGCACGTTTGGGATATCATAGAGGGTGCAAAGAAAGGACGTGCCATTCTTTTAACAACACATTCAATGGAAGAAGCTGACATCTTAAGTGACCGCATTGGAATCATGGCAAAGGGAAGGCTCCGTTGCATTGGAACCTCAATCAGGTTGAAGTCAAAATTTGGTGCTGGCTTTGTCGCAAATGTTAGTTTTGCCGATCGCAAAGGCAGACAGACCCCGTCTCTTAATGGGGTACCGAATACCTCTGCCGGCTATGAAGAAATTAAGCAGTTTTTCAAATCT CGCTTGGATATTCTACCCAAGGAAGAGCATAAATCTTTTCTAACTTACATCATCCCTCATGACAGAGAAAAGCTTCTGACG AAATTCTTTGATGAACTTGAGGAGAGAAAGGGAGAGCTTGGAATATCGGATGTCCAACTCAGTCTTACTACCCTTGAAGAAGTTTTCTTGAACATTGCAAAACAGGCAGAGTTGGAAAGTGCTGCAGCTGATGGAACCATGGTGTCACTGACTCTAATGGCATCTGGCGAAACTCTTGAG ATACCAGTAGGAGCAAGATTTGTGGGAATTCCAGGAACAGAGACCGCTGAGAATCCAAGCGGAGTTATGGTAGAAGTTTACTGGGAACAAGATGATTCAGGTACTCTATGCATATCTGGTCACTCCGACGAAATGCCGGTGCCGCCTAACGTGCACCCACTGCCTTCTCTGAGAACCCTCTCTTTGAGATCAGCTTCACAAAGAAGCCGTCTTGGACAGAGAGGTCCAGTTTATGGTATTGTGTATGAACCTGGACAAGTCACTGCTTACAATTGA
- the LOC103493976 gene encoding uncharacterized protein LOC103493976, with product MEESIKDQQSTPFPGNSARPKLQRYALRSGTKSKDEKLPAPAPELSNPPSSASKRGRSVSSVSKSVGVLDLSAKDKSAKPPRRLSIPTKNVSPARKLVGNITPISEVRRTARSQGKSDTPVSDFSRSSKKTFHLLSSTSYWLSQIKLSEAASKHSVSLGFFKLALEAGCKPLHRMRDELKSYINRCNLDESEQTVKDLLENYNSAQETEQLQVSESITQGPEVGTRSSDDEVHSSSSSVEPRKLKPKSLNADVAKTTPVTEVNQRNLTTTPRNRGTWNKNAAPNSTSETTKKSLKKPHKPNKQEPIQGREKTKKQAKKQPSEKAPASRSPEEDSVQSNKENLEAPQIEVISTEQLVM from the exons ATGGAAGAATCCATCAAGGACCAGCAATCTACTCCATTTCctg GTAACTCAGCGAGACCCAAGCTTCAGCGCTATGCTTTACGTTCGGGGACTAAATCTAAAGACGAGAAGCTTCCTGCTCCTGCTCCTGAATTGTCGAATCCTCCTTCTTCTGCCTCAAAGAG GGGAAGATCTGTGTCTAGTGTGAGCAAGAGTGTTGGAGTCCTTGACCTATCTGCCAAGGACAAGTCCGCTAAACCACCAAGAAGGCTGTCTATACCAACAAAAAATGTAAGCCCAGCTCGAAAATTAGTTGGCAACATCACACCAATATCAGAGGTCCGGAGAACTGCTAGGAGCCAGGGGAAAAGTGACACACCTGTTTCTGACTTTTCACGGTCAAGCAAGAAAACATTCCACCTTTTGTCTTCTACATCATATTGGCTATCGCAGATCAAGCTCTCTGAAGCTGCTTCTAAGCATTCAGTGTCGCTTGGATTCTTTAAACTTGCATTGGAGGCAGGGTGCAAG CCTCTTCATCGGATGCGTGATGAACTCAAATCCTATATTAATCGTTGCAACCTTGATGAAAGTGAACAAACGGTGAAAGATTTGCTAGAAAACTACAATTCCGCACAAGAAACAGAGCAACTACAGGTCTCTGAATCCATTACCCAGGGACCTGAAGTGGGAACAAGGTCTTCAGATGATGAAGTTCATAGCTCTTCATCCTCAGTAGAGCCTAGGAAGCTTAAACCAAAATCCTTAAACGCCGATGTCGCCAAAACTACCCCAGTCACTGAGGTCAATCAGAGAAATCTCACTACAACACCAAGAAATAGAGGAACTTGGAACAAAAATGCAGCCCCAAATTCAACTTCAGAGACGACGAAAAAATCTTTGAAGAAACCCCATAAGCCAAACAAGCAAGAACCCATTCAAGGAAGGGAAAAAACCAAGAAACAAGCAAAGAAACAGCCCAGCGAGAAGG CTCCAGCTAGCAGGAGTCCTGAAGAAGATTCTGTGCAATCAAACAAAGAAAATTTG GAGGCTCCCCAAATTGAAGTGATTTCAACAGAACAGTTAGTGATGTGA